The nucleotide sequence GCTCCCCTAATGCAAAATCAATGACTGTTTCTGATGGATCGATTTGTTTTGCTTCTAGTAGCTTTTGTTCGGCTACTTCAAAAAGACCTTGCGTTTGATACAAATCAGCAAGCTGGACAAGAGCTTCCATGTATTCTTCATCTTGCGGAGTGAATTGATTCAAAATATCAATCGCTTCCTCGTCTTCCTCTAAGTCAATGTAAATTTCACTCAGAAGCATTTTAAGCTCCGTTTCCTTCGGATAGCGTTGGGAAAGTTCGATAATAATTGCCTTCGCGTCTTCTAACATCCCCCATTGCATGTATAGCTCTGCAATCGTATATCTTTCTTCTTCATTAGCTGAAGGCAAAAATGCTTCTAGCTTATCTATTGCTTTTTCTGTCTGATTTTGTTCCATTAATAGTATTGCTTCGTGTATTTCTTCCACTCCTGGCCATCCTTTCTAGCGATCTATGAAATGCCTAGGAATTGAAACTTCCATATATTCTCCCTGCATTTTCTCCGTATTTACAAGATGGTTCTCTTTGACCACCTTACCACGACTAACTGTAATCGTCGGGATAGCTTTATGATAACGAAAATGACTATCTCCATCAATTGTAGGGTCTTTCTCAAGGGAAAATAAGTTATAATCGGCACACCCATTTTCTATTAATTCTCCCTTTCCTGGTGAAATACCTGTTATACGAAGCGTATTTTTTGAAAGTGGTAATTCGGTTACCGGTTCTTGTAATGTGATGATATCACGATCTTCACATAACGTTTGCCACAATGGAAAGAGTTGCCTTCCATTTTTCTCATCAAATCGTTGTCCTTCGCGGATCATGATTGGTGTTCGGGAAAATTGCTGGGCTTCTTGTATCCATTCCCATTTTACGAAATCTAAGTCTGTTACATCGGAAACTTCCACCAATATGAGAGGTACTTTCATCCTACCAAAAAACTTAATATGATGTGGTTTTAGAATTCGAATAGGGATGGTCGGAACAATCATATGGTCAATAGGTAAGAAAGATAAATTGTTTTTAAACGTTTTAAATCTTTTTTTATAGCTAATGGAACTTCTAATAGGAAGACGACATAGTAACAACGTACAGCCTCGATTTACATACTTCTGGGCCGTTGTTTCTGGCGACAATGCGTCGAATACAGATTCTTCTTCATCCACATACACCTTACCAGGACCAACCCAAAAACGATCCACGTTTATTTCTTGAATACCATCAATACTCGAAAAAGACCGGGTAAAACAACCATCTTCTATGTGAATACTCTTAGATTTCCAAATTCCGTCCTCTAGTACATTGTCACTATAAAAATAGTAAACCCCCATACCTTATTCACTCCAATCTGAGTTTGTACAAGGTATGAGGGGATGTACAAGGATATTCTTAATCTACTAAAACCCGATCTAAATCATCAAAAAAAGACGGGTAAGATACGGCAATACATTCGCTGTTTTTTAACGTCACTGGCTCCTTTGACAACAAGGAAGCAACAGCTATCATCATGCCAATTCGGTGATCTCCATAAGAATCAACTGTAGCACCCTTTAATGTCTGCTCTCCCGAAATAACCATTCCGTCCTCAGTACCTTGAATGGATACACCTAAAGCAGATAAAGTATTCACCACTGCTTCTATACGATCCGTTTCCTTAAATTTTAGCTCTTCCGCGTCCCGAATTACCGTTTTTCCTTTTGCCTGAGAAGCTAACAACGCGATGATTGGGATTTCATCGATAATGCGTGGGATAATTTCTCCATCTATTTCAATTCCTTGAAGGGTAGAATATTCTATCGTAATATCACCGACAGGTTCTCCCCCTATCTCTCTTTGTTGAACAACTTTCATAGTGGCTCCCATTTTTTGAAGCACGTCGATAATTCCCGTCCTGGTTGGATTAATACCCACATCGGAAAGGACCAACTTACTTCCTTTTACAATCGCAGCTGCTGCGAGGAAAAAAGCCGCCGACGAAATATCGCCCGGCACATCAATTTGCGTTCCTGTTAAGGATTGGTTTCCGTTAATGGTAGAGGTGAGACCGTCCTTTTTAATCGTCCCACCGAATGCAGTAAGCATATGTTCCGTGTGGTCTCTCGTTGCTGCTAATTCCGTTACAGAAGTTTTCCCCTCTGTTAAAAGTCCGGCGAGTAACACGCCCGATTTAACTTGGGCGCTTTTAACTGGTGATTGATAATGAATAGGATTCAGCTTCCCTCCTCTTATAGATAAAGGAAGATATTTACCTTTTTCTCGTCCATCCATGTATGCCCCCATTTGACGCAAAGGATGGACAATTCGATCCATGGGGCGTTTTGTTAAGGAATCATCCCCGTGTATCGTAACATGGAAAGGTAAACCAGCTAGAACACCTAAAAGCAATCGGGTCGTAGTACCGGAGTTTCCTAAGTAAAGGGGATGAAGTGGCTCTTGTAATGCATCCACACCATTACCTTCGATTTTCACCGTATCCCCTTTCACTTCAATGGGAACTCCCATTTCCCGAAATGCATCAATAGTTCGTAAACAATCCTCTCCATTTAAGAAGTGCGTTATAGTTGTAGTTCCTTTTGCTAAAGATCCAAATATAACCGCACGATGGGAAATCGATTTATCACCTGGAACCGATAACGTTCCTTTTAAGCTAGAAGAAATCGGGTTTAACATTTTCTCCGTCAATCGAACCACCTCAATCCTGTATCATTGTTTCATACCCATTTCGTAAAAGGATCTCGTTACTTCTTTGCTGGAGTCCTTGCTCCGCAAAACTGATACGAAGAACACCTGTAATCCCTTCCCGAATCTCTAAAATTTCAATATTGGTAATGCTGATATCTTCTTCTGCTAATAGAGAGACCACTTTTA is from Radiobacillus kanasensis and encodes:
- the aroA gene encoding 3-phosphoshikimate 1-carboxyvinyltransferase; translated protein: MTEKMLNPISSSLKGTLSVPGDKSISHRAVIFGSLAKGTTTITHFLNGEDCLRTIDAFREMGVPIEVKGDTVKIEGNGVDALQEPLHPLYLGNSGTTTRLLLGVLAGLPFHVTIHGDDSLTKRPMDRIVHPLRQMGAYMDGREKGKYLPLSIRGGKLNPIHYQSPVKSAQVKSGVLLAGLLTEGKTSVTELAATRDHTEHMLTAFGGTIKKDGLTSTINGNQSLTGTQIDVPGDISSAAFFLAAAAIVKGSKLVLSDVGINPTRTGIIDVLQKMGATMKVVQQREIGGEPVGDITIEYSTLQGIEIDGEIIPRIIDEIPIIALLASQAKGKTVIRDAEELKFKETDRIEAVVNTLSALGVSIQGTEDGMVISGEQTLKGATVDSYGDHRIGMMIAVASLLSKEPVTLKNSECIAVSYPSFFDDLDRVLVD